A window of Streptomyces sp. Je 1-332 genomic DNA:
CCATCGCCTCCGGCAAGGGCGGCGACACCACCGTCACCCCCGTGTTCTGTGGCACCGCGTTCAAGAACAAGGGCGTCCAGCCCCTGCTCGACGCGGTCGTGCGTTACCTGCCTTCGCCCCTGGACGTCGAGGCCATCGAGGGCCACGACGTCAAGGACCCCGAGACGGTCGTCAAGCGCAAGCCTTCGGACGAGGAGCCGCTTTCGGCTCTCGCGTTCAAGATCGCGAGCGACCCGCACCTCGGCAAGCTCACCTTCGTCCGGATCTACTCCGGTCGCCTCCAGGCCGGCACCGCGGTGCTGAACTCGGTCAAGGGCAAGAAGGAGCGCATCGGCAAGATCTACCGCATGCACGCGAACAAGCGTGAGGAGATCGAGTCGGTGGGCGCCGGTGACATCGTCGCCGTCATGGGCCTGAAGCAGACCACCACCGGTGAGACGCTGTGTGACGACAAGAAGCCGGTCATCCTGGAGTCCATGGACTTCCCGGCGCCGGTCATTCAGGTCGCCATCGAGCCCAAGTCCAAGGGTGACCAGGAGAAGCTGGGTGTAGCCATCCAGCGTCTCTCGGAGGAGGACCCCTCCTTCCAGGTTCACTCGGACGAGGAGACCGGCCAGACCATCATCGGTGGTATGGGCGAGCTTCACCTCGAGGTGCTCGTCGACCGCATGAAGCGCGAGTTCCGCGTCGAGGCGAACGTCGGCAAGCCCCAGGTCGCGTACCGCGAGACGATCCGTCAGGCCGTCGAGCGCGTGGACTACACCCACAAGAAGCAGACCGGTGGTACCGGTCAGTTCGCCAAGGTGCAGATCGCGATCGAGCCCATCGACAGCGGCGACGCTTCGTACGAGTTCGTGAACAAGGTCACCGGTGGCCGTATCCCGCGGGAGTACATCCCGTCGGTGGACGCCGGTGCGCAGGAGGCCATGCAGTTCGGCATCCTGGCGGGCTACGAGATGACTGGTGTTCGCATCACGCTTCTCGACGGCGCCTACCACGAGGTCGACTCCTCCGAGCTCGCCTTCAAGATCGCCGGTTCGCAGGCCTTCAAGGAGGCCGCGCGTAAGGCCAAGCCCGTGCTGCTCGAGCCGATGATGGCCGTTGAGGTCACCACGCCCGAGGACTACATGGGTGATGTCATCGGTGACATCAACTCCCGTCGTGGCCAGATCCAGGCCATGGAGGAGCGCAGCGGCGCTCGCGTCGTGAAGGGCCTCGTGCCCCTCTCGGAGATGTTCGGCTACGTCGGAGACCTCCGCAGCAAGACGTCGGGTCGCGCAAGCTACTCAATGCAGTTCGACTCCTACGCCGAGGTTCCGCGGAACGTCGCCGAGGAGATCATCGCGAAGGCCAAGGGCGAGTAACTCACCCGAGTTGACGCTTTAGGCTTGACTCCGGAGTCTCCGGGGCATTCCGACCCTCTTCGGGCCGGGTGCCCCGGGCCCCGGGTATCCCAGCAAAGATCACCTGGCGCCGATGAAGCAAGGCGTACAGAACCACTCCGCAGGAGGATTCAGTGGCGAAGGCAAAGTTCGAGCGGACTAAGCCGCACGTCAACATCGGCACCATCGGTCACATTGACCACGGTAAGACGACCCTCACGGCCGCCATTACCAAGGTGCTGCACGACGCTTACCCCGAGCTGAACGAGGCCTCGGCCTTCGACCAGATCGACAAGGCTCCCGAGGAGCGCCAGCGCGGTATCACGATCTCGATCGCGCACGTCGAGTACCAGACGGAGACGCGTCACTACGCGCACGTCGACTGCCCGGGTCACGCGGACTACATCAAGAACATGATCACGGGTGCCGCGCAGATGGACGGCGCCATCCTCGTGGTCGCCGCCACCGACGGCCCGATGCCGCAGACCAAGGAGCACGTGCTCCTGGCCCGCCAGGTCGGCGTTCCGTACATCGTCGTCGCCCTGAACAAGGCCGACATGGTGGACGACGAGGAGATCCTGGAGCTCGTCGAGCTCGAGGTCCGTGAGCTCCTCTCCGAGTACGAGTTCCCGGGCGACGACCTGCCGGTCGTCAAGGTCTCGGCGCTCAAGGCGCTCGAGGGCGACAAGGAGTGGGGTGAGTCCGTCCTCAACCTGATGAAGGCTGTCGACGAGTCCATCCCGGAGCCCGAGCGTGACGTCGACAAGCCGTTCCTGATGCCGATCGAGGACGTCTTCACGATCACCGGTCGTGGCACCGTCGTCACCGGTCGTATCGAGCGCGGCATCCTCAAGGTCAACGAGACCGTCGACATCATCGGCATCAAGACCGAGAAGACCACCACCACGGTCACCGGCATCGAGATGTTCCGCAAGCTGCTCGACGAGGGCCAGGCCGGTGAGAACGTCGGTCTGCTCCTCCGTGGCATCAAGCGCGAGGACGTCGAGCGCGGCCAGGTCATCATCAAGCCCGGTTCGGTCACGCCGCACACCGAGTTCGAGGCCCAGGCCTACATCCTGTCGAAGGACGAGGGTGGCCGTCACACCCCCTTCTTCAACAACTACCGCCCGCAGTTCTACTTCCGCACCACGGACGTGACCGGCGTCGTGACCCTCCCCGAGGGCACCGAGATGGTCATGCCGGGCGACAACACTGAGATGACCGTTGAGCTCATCCAGCCCGTCGCGATGGAAGAGGGCCTGAAGTTCGCCATCCGTGAGGGTGGCCGGACCGTCGGCGCCGGCCAGGTCACCAAGATCAACAAGTAAGCATTTCGCTTGCGCGTTGATCGGGGAGACCCGGTTGCTCTGAACTGAGAGCACCAGCAGTACCTAGCAGTAGCGGGAGGGCCCGTACGACTTCGGTCGTACGGGCCCTTCTGTGTTGGTGGTCGTAACCGTGGTGCGAGGGGGACCAGTGATGATCAAACGTGGTGCACGCTCTGTCGCAGCACTGGCTGTCGGCCTCTTCCTCTCCGCGTGTTCCGTCCCGGACGCGGGCGATCGCCCTGTGACCGAAGGACGTGACTGGCACTGGGACAAAGAGGCAGGAGCGGACGAAGCTTCAGCCTTCATGGATGTGGCGGTGCCCAGGGGAGCGGCCGAGGTCAAGGGCGCAGTTCAGATCAACCCGCAGGAGGACGTCTACTTCCTGTCCTTCGTCACCGGCGAGAAGGATGCCGAAGACATCGCGGAAGCCCTCCACCCGGAAGAGCCCCTTCGGGCAGGTAAAGCGGAAGCCGTACCGAAGGCGGAGCTCTTCGGGCATCTGGGGCTGGCCGAGCCGCAGAGCCTGGAGGGAACACGCTGGGCAGGCGTTTGTCCGCCGTGCGTCAACGACGACCGTCGCAAGAAGGTTCAGTGGATCGAGATCCACGTCCAGGCTCTCAAGTCCGATCGGGCACGGGTCTACCTGCAGGCGTTCTGAGACCTTCAGGACTCAGAAGCCCAGGTAAGTGAGCTGGACGACGTAGACGCGTTCGCTGCGTACGACGATCTGGTACCGGAACATCCCGCCGGGCACGGTGATGTCGCCGCCCTTCGGGTCGACGCCTTGGTGACCGCGACCGTGTACGTACAGGGCTTCGGTCGCCCGGACCAGTTCCGCGGCCTTGCGCTCCACTTCGGCGAGAAAAGCCGGTGACGCGGTGCGGGCGGCCTCCTCGGCCGCGAAGGCGTACTCCCAGCTCCAGCTCAAGTCCGGACGGCCTTCATGGCCTCGTCCAGGACGGCGCTCAGCTCGCGCAATGCCTCTTGGGCGACGGCGGCGTCCTCATGCTCCAGATCCCGCGTGGCGCGGGCGTGCCGGGCGGACAGGTCGGGGCGGCGGGCGATCTCGATGTCCCGGGCCCAGGCGAGGACCCAGCTCTGCACCGGGCTGAGGGACTGCCATTCGACGGCCTTGGCGAAGGCCTCGTCCTTGGTCCGCTGCATCTCCGGCAGGCGCGCGGGGGCGACGACGGCGAGGGCGGCGCGCAGGGCGCCCGGGGTCTGCTCAGGGCGGGGCGCCAGCTCGTGCCCGTGATCGGCCTGCGTGCACATGGAGTCCTCCCGGGAGTGCCCTGGCCAGGTTAGTCGGCCGGGGCTCCCGGGGTGTGGGGACGCGAACATTGCTGAGTGTTTCCCCTGGTCAGTGCGCGTACGACTGGTCTGGCCCGGGTCCGTTCCGTGTGTGGCTGGACGTGCGGGACCGGCAGCTGGCAGAAGTGGTCGGCGAGGCGGCCCACCATCCGTGGACCGCGCGCTATGACGTCCACCTCGATGTTCTGGTGCAGCCGTCGAGTTCGTGATCCAGCGGCTGGACGACTGGCGCCGACGCCTTTTGGCCCGCGGGGAGGGCCTATGCGCCCGCCCCGCCGGTCTGGTCCTCGTAACGGGGCAGGCCCTCCGTCGAGATCGTCCACTCGGCGACGGTGACGTCCTCGCCGTAGTCGAAGTCCGTACGGGTGGCGTAGCGCGGGCCCTGCGGGGTCGGGTGGATCTCGGAGAGAACCGCGCCGGTTCCCGTGCGCGGGTCGAAGATCGCGTAGATGGGGATGCCCAGGAGCGGGTAGTCCCGCATCTTGCTCACCCAGTCGTTGTCCGGGTTGGAGCGGGAGACGACCTCGATGGCGGCGATGAGCGTGCGGGGGTCGAAGGAACCGTCCCCCTCCATGTCGGCCTCGGCGATCACGATGATGTCCGGGAGTCGCAGGATGCCCTCGGGTGCGTCTTCCACGTCGGGCGCTCCGGTGTGGGCCACGAGTGCGTCCGGCATGATCGCCTCCAGGCGCTTGCGCAGGCGTAGCGCCGTGAGTTCGTGCCGCTTGATCGGCGCCATCATGTCGTGGACGATCCCTTCCCTGGTGATCTCGAACTTGCCCGGAATCGTGTCGTCCATCGACTGAACGACCTCCCGCATCGTCCGGTACACGTGGTTTACGTCCTGCCGTGCGTTGTCCGGGGCGATGGTCATGGCGTGCGCTCCTCGTCTGTGCCCAGGGGCAAGGGTCGTCACGTTCATGCTAGGCGGCCTCCATGGAGTCGGGTCGGCAGTCGCGGCAGCGGCCTGGTTCGGGGGCGCGGAAGGCGCGGTCGCAGGCGTCGCAGTTCTGGAGCGGCTGCCGGGCGGGCGCCGGGCCGTGGAAGGGGGGTGGGGGCGGGAGGAGCGCTGTCAGGCGGTGGGCGAGCAGTGCGGCGGGGCGGCGTGGGCCTTCGGGCGGCAGGTCGTGAGTGAGGGCGTGGACTACGGAGGTGGGGGCGACCTCGCGTTCCAGCCAGGTGGCGACGCCGGGGGCTAGGTGGGTGGTGTCGCGGGCCGAGAGGAGCAGACGCGGGTCCTCGTGGCGCAGGTCGGCGAGGAGGTCGGTGGCCTGCTGGAGGAGGGCGGAGGCGGGGAAGGCCGGGCGCGGTACGGCGGGGAGGAGGCGGGGCTGTCTCGGGGGTGCGTGGGTGGACGGGGCCGTATTGGTCTCGGACGGCGGTGTGGTCGACCTCGGGGTGGGGGAGTGCGGGCGGCGCTGGGCCGCCGCGTGTGGCTGGTTGCAGGAGGTTGTACGGGTGATGATGCGGCCGGCGGGGGTGCGTTCGCGTTCGCGGCGCAGGTAGCCGTGGGCCTCCAGCTCGCGCAGGGCGGCGGCGATACGGGTCGAGCCCTCAGGGAAGCGGGCGGTGAGCGTCTTGATGTCGACGCGGGCCCCGGTGGGCAGTGACTGCATGTGGCAGCCCAGGCCGATCGCCAGGAGGGAGAGCTCCTGGTGTTGGGTGAGGTGGTTGCCGATCACCGTGAAGCGGGTGGTGTGGCGGGTGTTGTCGTGGGCGATGCCGGAGGGGCGCGCAGCGGTGGGGCGGGGCTGGCTGCGGGGGCGCCGGGTCGCTCGTGCGTGGGATTGACTGCCGCCAAGGGCGGACTGGGCGCGCGGGGGCGCGCTAGGGTTCTGGGTGTCCATCGGGAAGCTCTTCTCTTCCTCGGTGGTCAGGCCCTCGATCGGGATTGCGAGTCCCGGCCGGGGGCCGTCGCATGTCTGCTGTTGTTTCGCCTACTGGGGCTGAGACTAAGGCAGTTGGGGGAGCGGAAATCCAGCTGAGCCGGTGATGTTCACTCGCGTGAGTGAGCGGGCTGTTGGTCGTTGCCGACGGCGCTCGGGCGGGCGCGCCTGCGGGTGGGTGGGGTGGGGTTTGGTGGGTCCTTTCTCCCTCTCAGGTTTCTTGGGGAAAGGCGCCAGTGGTACCGGAGCCTGGGGGGACGGGTTCCGGTGGCGTGAGGCTCAGTTCGGCCCAGAGGGTCTTTCGGGGGAACTGGTCCTCGGTCACTCCCCAGCGATGTGCCAGTGCCTCTACGAGGATCAGGCCGCGCCCTGATTCCGCTTCGGGGGACGGTAGTTGGGGAGCGGGGAGCCGTTCAGGTCGAGTGTCCGTGACCTCGATGCGGAGGGTGTCGGGGGACGCGTAGAGCGCTAGGCGGAAGTCGCGCCCGGGGACGCGGCCGTGGGTCGCGGCGTTGGCGGACAGCTCGGCGACGATCTGGCGGGCCGGGTCCAGAGGCATTCCCCACGAGCGGAGCTGCTCGGTTGCGAGGAGGCGCGCGAGGCGGGCTCCGCGAGGCGTGGGGGAGAGCTGGACGCTGAAGTGGCGTGTGGTGCACGGGAGTTCGGCGGTTTCCTGATTCACGTCACTCAGCGTGGCCTTCGCCTTCTACGCTGCCCAGTGACATGGCGGTTGCGTACGGTGACTGTCCAGGTTTTGTCCAGGGCTGTACTGGCTGTCCAGGGCCACGGACGGGTACGGCGTTGACGGTACGTGGCGGGGAGTTCGGTCAGGCGGGAGGCGTGGGCGGATGGAACAGGCGAGTGTGGCGGCGACGGTGAGTGAGCGGGAGCCGGATCGGGAACCGGAGGAGCCGGGGTGGGAGGTCGACCCGGAGGATGAGCAAGGCGCGGCGATCGTCGCCTTCGTGGGGCGACAGCTGCGGGCCCGGCGGGAGGCTGCCGGGCTGCGGGCCGCCGAGTTCGCGGCGGCGATGGGATATGGGGAGGGGCTCGTCTACAAGGTGGAGTCCGGGAAGCGGATCCCGCGGGGCGAGTACCTGGAGAAGGCGGACGAGGTGCTGGGGGCGGGGGGTTCCGTCGCGGCGATGCGGGAGGACGTGGCGGAGGCTCGGTATCCGAAGAAGGTGCGTGATCTGGCGAGGATGGAGGCGCAGGCGGTTGAGCTGACGGCTTACGGCAACCACAACTTGCATGGGCTGTTGCAGACCAAGGGGTACGCGCAGGCGCTGTTCGCGATGCGGCGCCCGGCTCTGGAGCAGGGCCGGATGGAGCAGCTCGTCTCCGCTCGACTGGCCCGGCAGTCGATCTTCGAGCGGGAACCCGCTCCCGCGCTGAGCTTTGTGCAGGAGGAGGTGACGCTACGGCGCCCGATCGGAGGCAAGATGGTATTGCGCGCGCAACTCGAAAGGCTCCTGGAACTAGGTGAGTTGCGGACCGTGGAGATCCAGGTCATGCCTACAGGCCGAGAGGACCACGCTGGTATGAGCGGTGAGATGCAGGTGCTGAAGTTCAGGGACGGTGCGGCGGTCGGTCGCTCCGAGGGGGAGTTCGGCAGCCGCCCCGTATCTGATCTGAAGCAGCTCCGGATCATCGAACTGCGGTGTGGCATTATCCGGGCTCAGGCGCTCACGCCAGGGGAGTCGCTGGTCTTCATCGAGCAGGTGCTGGGAGAGACATGATCCGCAAGACCTCCGCCGGGGACTCGTCTGAGCTGGCCTGGTTCAAGAGCAGCTACAGCAGCAACAGCAATGAACCTGACTGCGTCGAGGTCGCCCACGCTCCCGGCGCGGTCCACGTTCGCGACTCCAAGGACTCCTTGGGCCCCCGCTTCGCCGTGAGCGGCAAGCCGTGGGCGGACTTCGTCGCGTACGCCTCCGGGAGCTGAGAGGCATGACCGGCAAGGCTCCCGCCGGGGACTCGTCCGAGCTGGCCTGGTTCAAGAGCAGCTACAGCAGCAACAGCAATGAACCTGACTGCGTCGAGGTCGCCCACGCTCCCGGCGCGGTCCACGTTCGCGACTCCAAGGACGCACAGGGCCCCCGTCTCGCGGTGCGCGTCACCGCGTGGACACGCTTTGTGACGTACGCCTCCGGGAACTGACTCGGGGGAGCCAGGAGCCACCCCAGGTTTCACCTTCGGTATCCGCCGGGTACGATCCCAAGCTTCGATTAGCCAGGCCCTACGCCCGTATGGCAGACTATCGGGGTTGCTCGGTTGAGTGCCGATGCTGCGCGCCTCCCGCCGGGGGGACCGGAAGCGAGTCCCACAGTACTCGTCGCCCCATCTGCCAAACGGTCGTAAAAAGCCCGCAGGCAGCGCTGGAGCGGACGTACGGGAATCTTCTGGGAAGTGCAGTGCGGACGCTCGGCCAGGCGCCCGGTGGGTTTCTTCCCCCGGACCCGCGGTCATCTGGGCCGCAGCCCCTAGCAGGGAAATCCTTCGGGAAATCTCCGTGAGCGGGACTGCGACACGCCCGACCGCGTGGGTCGGAGGAAGTAGAAAAAAGGGCCTCCCGGGAGCCAGAGCCTTCGAGACAAAGGACTACCAAGTAGCCATGGCGGGACAGAAGATCCGCATCCGGCTCAAGGCCTACGACCACGAGGTCATCGACTCTTCGGCGAAGAAGATCGTCGAGACGGTGACTCGCACTGGTGCGTCGGTCGCGGGCCCGGTGCCGCTGCCCACTGAGAAGAACGTGTACTGCGTCATCAAGTCGCCGCACAAGTACAAGGACTCTCGCGAGCACTTCGAGATGCGCACGCACAAGCGCCTGATCGACATCCTCGACCCGACGCCCAAGACCGTTGACTCGTTGATGCGCCTGGACCTTCCGGCCGGCGTCGACATCGAGATCAAGCTCTGAGAGGCGCGGACAGATGACTAAGCAGATCAAGGGCGTCCTGGGCGAGAAGCTCGGCATGACCCAGGTCTGGGACGAGAACAACCGTGTCGTCCCGGTCACCGTCGTCAAGGCCGGGCCCTGCGTCGTTACCCAGGTCCGTACGAATGACTCCGACGGCTACGAGTCGGTCCAGATCGCCTTCGGCGAGATCGACCCTCGCAAGGTGAACAAGCCCCTCAAGGGTCACTTCGCCAAGGCCGACGTGACCCCCCGCCGCCACCTGGTGGAGATCCGCACCCCCGACGCCAGCGAGTACACGCTTGGCCAGGAGGTGACTGCCGAGGTGTTCGAGTCCGGCGTCAAGGTTGACGTCACGGGCAAGAGCAAGGGCAAGGGCTTCGCCGGTGTCATGAAGCGTCACAACTTCAAGGGACTCGGCGCCGGTCACGGCACCCAGCGCAAGCACCGCTCTCCCGGTTCCATCGGTGGCTGTGCCACCCCGGGCCGTGTGTTCAAGGGCCTCCGCATGGCGGGCCGTATGGGCAACGAGCGGGTCACCACCCAGAACCTGACCGTTCACGCCGTTGACGCGGAGAAGGGCCTGCTCCTGATCAAGGGCGCAGTTCCCGGTCCGAACGGCGGCCTCGTCCTGGTCCGTACCGCGGCCAAGGGGGCTTGAGGAACCGATGAGCACCATTGACATCCTTTCGCCGGCAGGCGACAAGGCCGGGACCGTCGAGCTCCCCTCGGAGATCTTCGACGTAGAGAAGATCAGCATCCCGCTTCTCCACCAGGTCGTTGTCGCCCAGCTGGCCGCTGCCCGACAGGGCACGCACAAGACCAAGCGCCGCGGTGAAGTCCGCGGTGGTGGCAAGAAGCCTTACCGCCAGAAGGGCACCGGCCGCGCGCGCCAGGGTTCGACCCGTGCGCCGCAGTTCGCCGGCGGTGGCGTCGTCCACGGCCCGCAGCCGCGTGACTACTCGCAGCGGACCCCGAAGAAGATGAAGGCCGCGGCCCTGCGCCACGCCCTCACCGACCGGGCCCGCAACGCTCGTATCCACGTTGTCACCAACGTGGTCGAGGGCGACATCTCCACGAAGGCCGCGAAGACGCTGCTCGGCAAGGTCAGCGAGCGCAAGAACGTGCTCCTGGTCATCGACCGCGCGGACGAGACTTCGCTGCTCTCCGCCCGCAACCTGCCCCAGGTGCACATCCTGGAGCCGGGCCAGCTGAACACGTACGACGTGCTCGTCTCGGACGACGTGGTCTTCACCAAGGCCGCCTTCGAGTCCTTCGTGTCTGGCCCCAAGGCCGATGAGACCGAAGGGAGCGAAGCCTGATGGCTACGCGTCACCCGAGCATCGCCCCCAAGGCGGCCAAGGCTGCCAAGGCCGCGCGCGTCGCCAAGGCGAAGCGCCACGCCACCGAGGGCAAGAACACCGTTGAGACGCCGCTGAGCAAGAGCTTCACGGACCCCCGTGACGTCCTCGTCAAGCCGGTCGTCTCTGAGAAGAGCTACGCGCTTCTCGACGAGGGCAAGTACACCTTCGTCGTCGCGCCCGGCGCCAACAAGACCCAGATCAAGCAGGCCGTCGAGGCGGTCTTCTCGGTCAAGGTCACTGGGGTCAACACGATCAACCGCCAGGGCAAGCGCAAGCGCACCCGCACGGGGTTCGGTAAGCGCGCTGACACCAAGCGCGCGATCGTGACCCTTGCTGAGGGCGACCGTATCGACATCTTCGGCCAGGCCTCCTAACGGAGCGCCCTGGTCCGAATATCGGACGAGGACTGAGAAATGGGAATCCGCAAGTACAAGCCGACTACGCCGGGCCGTCGTGGCTCCTCCGTAGCCGACTTCGTCGAGGTAACGCGGTCCACGCCGGAGAAGTCGCTGGTCCGCCCGCTGCACAGCAAGGGCGGCCGTAACAACGCCGGTCGTGTGACCGTTCGCCACCAGGGTGGCGGACACAAGCGCGCCTACCGAGTGATCGACTTCCGTCGTCACGACAAGGACGGCGTGCCGGCGAAGGTCGCGCACATCGAGTACGACCCGAACCGCACCGCGCGCATCGCGCTCCTGCACTACGCGGACGGTGAGAAGCGCTACATCCTGGCCCCCCGCAACCTGTCGCAGGGTGACCGGGTCGAGAACGGACCGGGCGCGGACATCAAGCCGGGCAACAACCTGGCCCTCCGCAACATCCCGGTCGGTACGACCATTCACGCCATCGAGCTGCGGCCCGGCGGCGGCGCGAAGTTCGCCCGCTCCGCGGGTGCCTCCGTGCAGCTGCTGGCGAAGGAGGGCTCCATGGCCCACCTTCGTATGCCGTCCGGTGAGATCCGCCTGGTCGACGTCCGCTGCCGCGCCACGATTGGCGAGGTCGGCAACGCCGAGCAGTCGAACATCAACTGGGGCAAGGCCGGCCGTAAGCGCTGGCTTGGCGTTCGCCCGACCGTTCGCGGTGTGGCGATGAACCCGGTCGACCACCCGCACGGTGGTGGTGAAGGCAAGACCTCCGGTGGTCGCCACCCGGTCTCGCCGTGGGGTCAGAAGGAGGGTCGTACTCGTTCGCCGAAGAAGGCGAGCAGCAAGTACATCGTCCGCCGCCGCAAGACGAACAAGAAGCGCTAGGAGCGGGTTTAGATGCCGCGCAGTCTCAAGAAGGGACCCTTCGTCGACGGACACCTCATCAAGAAGGTGGATGTCCAGAACGAAGCAGGTTCCAAGAACGTCATCAAGACCTGGTCCCGTCGCTCGATGATCGTCCCGGCCATGCTGGGCCACACGATCGCGGTGCACAACGGCAAGACCCACATCCCGGTGTTCGTCACCGAGGCGATGGTCGGCCACAAGCTCGGCGAGTTCTCGCCGACTCGCACCTTCCGCGGCCACGTCAAGGACGACCGGAAGTCGAAGCGCCGCTAGCGCGGGGTGGAACGACTATGACTTACACCGAAGGGACAACCATGGAAGCCAGGGCCCAGGCGCGGTACATCCGCGTCACGCCCATGAAGGCCCGCCGAGTGGTGGACCTCATCCGTGGCATGGATGCCACGGAGGCTCAGGCGGTCCTGCGTTTCGCCCCGCAGGCCGCGAGCGTGCCGGTTGGCAAGGTGCTTGACAGCGCCATCGCCAACGCTGCACACAACTACGACCACAGTGACGCCTCTTCGCTGGTCATCAGCGAGGCGTACGTGGATGAGGGCCCGACCCTGAAGCGGTTCCGTCCGCGTGCCCAGGGCCGTGCCTACCGGATCCGTAAGCGGACCAGCCACATCACCGTGGTCGTCAGCAGCAAGGAAGGAACCCGGTAATGGGCCAGAAGGTAAACCCGCACGGGTTCCGGCTCGGCATTACCACCGACTTCAAGTCGCGTTGGTACGCCGACAAGCTGTACAAGGACTACGTCAAGGAAGACGTCGCCATCCGTCGGATGATGACGTCCGGCATGGAGCGCGCCGGCATCTCGAAGGTTGAGATCGAGCGCACCCGTGACCGCGTGCGGGTGGACATCCACACCGCGCGTCCCGGCATCGTCATCGGCCGCCGTGGCGCCGAGGCCGACCGCATCCGCGGTGACCTCGAGAAGCTCACGGGCAAGCAGGTTCAGCTGAACATCCTCGAGGTCAAGAACCCCGAGGTCGACGCTCAGCTGGTCGCGCAGGCCGTTGCAGAGCAGCTGTCCTCCCGCGTCTCCTTCCGTCGCGCCATGCGTAAGAGCATGCAGTCGACGATGAAGGCCGGCGCCAAGGGCATCAAGATCCAGTGTGGCGGCCGTCTCGGCGGCGCCGAGATGTCCCGCTCGGAGTTCTACCGCGAGGGCCGCGTGCCCCTGCACACCCTCCGTGCGAACGTCGACTACGGCTTCTTCGAGGCCAAGACGACCTTCGGCCG
This region includes:
- the fusA gene encoding elongation factor G; translated protein: MATTSLDLAKVRNIGIMAHIDAGKTTTTERILFYTGVSYKIGEVHDGAATMDWMEQEQERGITITSAATTCHWPMNDVDHTINIIDTPGHVDFTVEVERSLRVLDGAVTVFDGVAGVEPQSETVWRQADRYGVPRICFVNKLDRTGAEFHRCVDMIVDRLGATPIVMQLPIGAEADFKGVVDLVTMKAFVWSAETKMGEAYDIVDIPDTHVEAADEYRGKLLEAVAENDEQMMELYLEGQEPTEEQLYEAIRRITIASGKGGDTTVTPVFCGTAFKNKGVQPLLDAVVRYLPSPLDVEAIEGHDVKDPETVVKRKPSDEEPLSALAFKIASDPHLGKLTFVRIYSGRLQAGTAVLNSVKGKKERIGKIYRMHANKREEIESVGAGDIVAVMGLKQTTTGETLCDDKKPVILESMDFPAPVIQVAIEPKSKGDQEKLGVAIQRLSEEDPSFQVHSDEETGQTIIGGMGELHLEVLVDRMKREFRVEANVGKPQVAYRETIRQAVERVDYTHKKQTGGTGQFAKVQIAIEPIDSGDASYEFVNKVTGGRIPREYIPSVDAGAQEAMQFGILAGYEMTGVRITLLDGAYHEVDSSELAFKIAGSQAFKEAARKAKPVLLEPMMAVEVTTPEDYMGDVIGDINSRRGQIQAMEERSGARVVKGLVPLSEMFGYVGDLRSKTSGRASYSMQFDSYAEVPRNVAEEIIAKAKGE
- the tuf gene encoding elongation factor Tu, yielding MAKAKFERTKPHVNIGTIGHIDHGKTTLTAAITKVLHDAYPELNEASAFDQIDKAPEERQRGITISIAHVEYQTETRHYAHVDCPGHADYIKNMITGAAQMDGAILVVAATDGPMPQTKEHVLLARQVGVPYIVVALNKADMVDDEEILELVELEVRELLSEYEFPGDDLPVVKVSALKALEGDKEWGESVLNLMKAVDESIPEPERDVDKPFLMPIEDVFTITGRGTVVTGRIERGILKVNETVDIIGIKTEKTTTTVTGIEMFRKLLDEGQAGENVGLLLRGIKREDVERGQVIIKPGSVTPHTEFEAQAYILSKDEGGRHTPFFNNYRPQFYFRTTDVTGVVTLPEGTEMVMPGDNTEMTVELIQPVAMEEGLKFAIREGGRTVGAGQVTKINK
- a CDS encoding Uma2 family endonuclease, which codes for MTIAPDNARQDVNHVYRTMREVVQSMDDTIPGKFEITREGIVHDMMAPIKRHELTALRLRKRLEAIMPDALVAHTGAPDVEDAPEGILRLPDIIVIAEADMEGDGSFDPRTLIAAIEVVSRSNPDNDWVSKMRDYPLLGIPIYAIFDPRTGTGAVLSEIHPTPQGPRYATRTDFDYGEDVTVAEWTISTEGLPRYEDQTGGAGA
- a CDS encoding helix-turn-helix domain-containing protein, encoding MDTQNPSAPPRAQSALGGSQSHARATRRPRSQPRPTAARPSGIAHDNTRHTTRFTVIGNHLTQHQELSLLAIGLGCHMQSLPTGARVDIKTLTARFPEGSTRIAAALRELEAHGYLRRERERTPAGRIITRTTSCNQPHAAAQRRPHSPTPRSTTPPSETNTAPSTHAPPRQPRLLPAVPRPAFPASALLQQATDLLADLRHEDPRLLLSARDTTHLAPGVATWLEREVAPTSVVHALTHDLPPEGPRRPAALLAHRLTALLPPPPPFHGPAPARQPLQNCDACDRAFRAPEPGRCRDCRPDSMEAA
- a CDS encoding ATP-binding protein, which produces MNQETAELPCTTRHFSVQLSPTPRGARLARLLATEQLRSWGMPLDPARQIVAELSANAATHGRVPGRDFRLALYASPDTLRIEVTDTRPERLPAPQLPSPEAESGRGLILVEALAHRWGVTEDQFPRKTLWAELSLTPPEPVPPGSGTTGAFPQET
- a CDS encoding helix-turn-helix transcriptional regulator, producing the protein MAATVSEREPDREPEEPGWEVDPEDEQGAAIVAFVGRQLRARREAAGLRAAEFAAAMGYGEGLVYKVESGKRIPRGEYLEKADEVLGAGGSVAAMREDVAEARYPKKVRDLARMEAQAVELTAYGNHNLHGLLQTKGYAQALFAMRRPALEQGRMEQLVSARLARQSIFEREPAPALSFVQEEVTLRRPIGGKMVLRAQLERLLELGELRTVEIQVMPTGREDHAGMSGEMQVLKFRDGAAVGRSEGEFGSRPVSDLKQLRIIELRCGIIRAQALTPGESLVFIEQVLGET
- a CDS encoding DUF397 domain-containing protein: MIRKTSAGDSSELAWFKSSYSSNSNEPDCVEVAHAPGAVHVRDSKDSLGPRFAVSGKPWADFVAYASGS
- a CDS encoding DUF397 domain-containing protein produces the protein MTGKAPAGDSSELAWFKSSYSSNSNEPDCVEVAHAPGAVHVRDSKDAQGPRLAVRVTAWTRFVTYASGN
- the rpsJ gene encoding 30S ribosomal protein S10; this translates as MAGQKIRIRLKAYDHEVIDSSAKKIVETVTRTGASVAGPVPLPTEKNVYCVIKSPHKYKDSREHFEMRTHKRLIDILDPTPKTVDSLMRLDLPAGVDIEIKL
- the rplC gene encoding 50S ribosomal protein L3, with protein sequence MTKQIKGVLGEKLGMTQVWDENNRVVPVTVVKAGPCVVTQVRTNDSDGYESVQIAFGEIDPRKVNKPLKGHFAKADVTPRRHLVEIRTPDASEYTLGQEVTAEVFESGVKVDVTGKSKGKGFAGVMKRHNFKGLGAGHGTQRKHRSPGSIGGCATPGRVFKGLRMAGRMGNERVTTQNLTVHAVDAEKGLLLIKGAVPGPNGGLVLVRTAAKGA
- the rplD gene encoding 50S ribosomal protein L4 gives rise to the protein MSTIDILSPAGDKAGTVELPSEIFDVEKISIPLLHQVVVAQLAAARQGTHKTKRRGEVRGGGKKPYRQKGTGRARQGSTRAPQFAGGGVVHGPQPRDYSQRTPKKMKAAALRHALTDRARNARIHVVTNVVEGDISTKAAKTLLGKVSERKNVLLVIDRADETSLLSARNLPQVHILEPGQLNTYDVLVSDDVVFTKAAFESFVSGPKADETEGSEA